From the Pungitius pungitius chromosome 6, fPunPun2.1, whole genome shotgun sequence genome, one window contains:
- the foxb1a gene encoding forkhead box protein B1a codes for MPRPGRNTYSDQKPPYSYISLTAMAIQSCPEKMLPLSEIYKFIMDRFPYYRENTQRWQNSLRHNLSFNDCFIKIPRRPDQPGKGSFWALHPSCGDMFENGSFLRRRKRFKLLTSSDHLAPSKQSDAAHYLQQQAKLRLSALAAGGTHLPQMSSYNLGVSQSSTFKHPFAIENIIAREYKVPGSLAFSTMQSMSAGYPLHNQLTTAWPHMYNTGMIDTAAPISMAGGEYGAYGVPLKSLCHGGQSLPAIPVPIKPTPTSMAGFSALPPHIPAFLSNSPQSLSPTSPQTATSQSSPATPSETLTSPPGLQSVAVH; via the coding sequence ATGCCTCGTCCAGGGAGAAACACGTACAGCGACCAGAAGCCACCTTACTCCTACATCTCCCTCACTGCCATGGCGATCCAGAGCTGCCCCGAGAAGATGCTGCCTCTCAGTGAAATCTACAAGTTCATCATGGATAGATTCCCTTACTACAGAGAAAACACCCAGCGGTGGCAGAACTCGCTGCGACACAACCTGTCATTCAACGACTGTTTCATCAAAATCCCCCGGCGCCCGGATCAGCCGGGCAAGGGCAGTTTCTGGGCTCTGCACCCGAGCTGCGGGGACATGTTCGAGAACGGGAGTTTCTTGAGACGACGCAAACGGTTCAAGCTGCTGACTTCGAGCGATCACCTGGCGCCGAGCAAGCAGTCGGACGCCGCCCATTACCTGCAGCAGCAAGCCAAGCTGAGGCTGAGCGCCCTGGCGGCCGGCGGCACGCACCTGCCCCAGATGTCCTCGTACAACCTCGGGGTGTCTCAGTCGTCCACTTTCAAGCACCCGTTCGCCATCGAGAACATCATCGCCAGAGAGTACAAGGTGCCGGGGAGCCTGGCGTTCTCCACCATGCAGTCCATGTCCGCCGGGTACCCGCTGCACAACCAGCTGACGACCGCCTGGCCGCACATGTACAACACCGGCATGATCGACACGGCGGCCCCTATCTCCATGGCGGGCGGCGAGTACGGCGCGTACGGCGTGCCCCTCAAGTCGCTGTGCCACGGCGGACAGTCGTTGCCGGCCATCCCCGTGCCGATCAAGCCCACGCCGACTTCCATGGCGGGGTTCTCGGCGTTACCGCCGCACATTCCCGCGTTTCTCTCGAACTCGCCGCAGTCGCTGAGCCCGACGTCCCCGCAGACGGCGACGAGCCAAAGCAGCCCCGCGACCCCGAGCGAGACTCTGACGAGCCCCCCCGGCTTGCAGTCCGTGGCTGTGCACTGA